One window from the genome of Daphnia pulex isolate KAP4 chromosome 9, ASM2113471v1 encodes:
- the LOC124202452 gene encoding uncharacterized protein LOC124202452: protein MPRLIRVKSLSQTCLEFVINNMAVLCENLTSDLPTTISNQSSHSPFDQLPSKFLEEIISALLTKKCLKQFLGLLVAPQLQTLDLRYLSKEDNCTDLELNLLRCIYLKNLSLRWSSLCNDKFLSSVIPMFVKLQILDISYSAADDSSLEVIGTCCTHLRELEVRNCKNITDIGVKGLCVSSTTHNLGREGNKLGLHKSLLKLGSYGTEITIAGIQLGLETFRSLKVWDMATVQILAEIHKEYFLNRPSEIPKYSLMNLEIASPEDTFEDVVYIPKSFGLVLSLCPFVIDVEINIVPIDITDGDFLSLLSLKKLRKLKLVGDYENSSVTFHGGVTPILKAFGNSSLKALSLSYLPDVNILVITQLCPNLHSLDLFENLSYSNKKLNEEWFKIEPQVLKQLEKLRLSSEDEPSITIPRKHLILLLSGPSLVKIYIESFCSLNDGVLQEVVRVQNFDRLENLTVLKCHNVTEKGIDIFMNAQNPLKKIVLHECRKLTKKNFEHWEKQAKMNNWQILIDFESVDVEEDYYEDF from the exons ATGCCACGATTGATAAGAGTGAAATCACTTTCCCAAACATGTCTTGAATTTGTTATAAACAACATGGCTGTGCTGTGTGAGAACCTAACGAGTGATCTTCCTACTACTATTAGCAACCAATCAAGCCACAGCCCTTTTGATCAATTAC cATCAAAGTTCTTGGAGGAAATAATCAGTGCTCTtctaaccaaaaaatgtttgaaacagtTTCTTGGTTTACTAGTAGCTCCACAACTACAGACCCTGGATCTGAGATATTTGTCAAAGGAAGATAATTGTACTGATTTGGAACTTAATTTGCTGAGATGTATA tacttAAAAAACCTATCTCTCCGCTGGTCATCTCTTTGTAATGACAAATTCTTGTCTTCTGTCATTCCCATGTttgtaaaattacaaattctGGATATTTCTTATTCTGCAGCAGATGACAGCAGCTTGGAAGTAATAGGAACTTGCTGCACACATTTGAG aGAACTGGAAGTTAGGAATTGCAAGAATATTACAGATATTGGAGTTAAAGGGCTGTGTGTTAGTAGTACTACGCACAATCTAGGAAGGGAAGGGAATAAATTGGGACTGCACAAATCTCTTCTTAAACTGGGTTCGTATGGTACTGAAATTACCATCGCAGGAATCCAATTGGGTTTGGAAACTTTCCGCAGTCTTAAAGTCTGGGATATGGCTACTGTACAAATCTTGGCGGAAATTCACAAAGAATATTTCTTGAATCGACCCTCGGAGATTCCAAAGTATTCCCTGATGAATTTGGAAATAGCTTCCCCTGAGGACACCTTTGAGGATGTAGTCTACATCCCCAAAAGTTTTGGATTGGTTTTGTCTCTGTGTCCCTTCGTGATTGATGTAGAAATCAATATCGTCCCGATCGATATCACCGATGGTGATTTTCTAAGTTTATTATCCCTTAAAAAACTCCGCAAACTGAAATTGGTTGGGGATTACGAGAATTCCAGTGTAACGTTTCATGGCGGTGTGACTCCAATTTTAAAAGCCTTTGGGAATTCTTCACTGAAGGCACTTTCTCTATCCTATTTGCCTGATGTCAATATTCTGGTAATCACACAGCTTTGCCCGAACCTTCACTCCCTTGACCTTTTCGAAAATTTGAGCTATTCCAACAAAAAACTCAACGAAGAATGGTTCAAGATTGAACCTCAAGTATTGAAGCAACTTGAAAAGCTGAGACTTTCATCTGAAGATGAACCAAGTATCACTATTCCGCGCAAACACTTGATCTTGCTGTTGTCTGGACCTTCTCTTGTGAAGATATATATTGAGAGTTTTTGTTCGCTCAACGACGGCGTTCTCCAAGAGGTGGTTCGAGTTCAGAACTTCGATCGTCTTGAAAATTTGACAGTCCTAAAATGCCACAACGTGACCGAGAAAGGGATTGACATCTTCATGAATGCCCAAAACCCTCTTAAGAAGATCGTGTTACATGAGTGCCGTAAATtaacgaagaaaaattttgagcATTGGGAAAAGCAAGCTAAAATGAACAACTGGCAAATATTGATCGATTTCGAATCTGTAGATGTTGAAGAGGACTATTATGAGGATTTTTAA